AAAGACAGATGGATGCTGTGACACTGCTGGGTTTCGTTGCTGCCGCCTTAACGACTACTGCTTTTGTGCCACAATTGCTCAAAACCTGGCGCTCTAAATCTGCCAAAGATGTTTCCCTATGGATGCTGATTACGTTTTCAGT
The nucleotide sequence above comes from Trichocoleus desertorum ATA4-8-CV12. Encoded proteins:
- a CDS encoding SemiSWEET transporter, whose product is MDAVTLLGFVAAALTTTAFVPQLLKTWRSKSAKDVSLWMLITFSVGVFLWLIYGVYIQSLPVIIANSVTFILSSINLILKIRYES